The genomic segment GTAGTTCTTTATTTCCAAAAAGTGCATCTTTTTTTGATTGAAAACTCTCTAATAGTCAGGACGGTGAAAAAAATGACGGTTAATGACAAGAAAGTAATAAAAGCGATTGGAGGAGATCAACAAGCGTTGTTGTTTTTGCTTCAACAAGAAAAAGAGAAAATTTATCGAACTGCATTTAGTTATGTTCGAAATAAGGCGGAT from the Sporosarcina psychrophila genome contains:
- a CDS encoding sigma factor — translated: MTVNDKKVIKAIGGDQQALLFLLQQEKEKIYRTAFSYVRNKADALDVFQQTVLSAIESIHQ